GCCTTGGGTTCCTCCTCGACGACCTCCTCCTCGAAGAGGGCCTCCTCGGTGCTCCTCTGTTCGAGCATCATGGTGTAGAGTTCGTCTATGGTCATGAGCATGTCCTCGCTTACGCCCTTGTTCTTGGCTATGACCTTGGCCTTGGCGGTTATCCCGTAGCGGTCGTATATCTCGAAGGCTATCTTGGCCTTCTTGGCGTGCTCGGCCTTCTCCTTCAGCGTCTCGAAGCGGTGGAGTATCCACATGTTCGGCTCGACCTTCGCTATGCCCTCGACGAGTATCTGTTTGTCGTCGCGCCATTCCCCAACCTTTCCGATAATCTGAACCAGGTCGCCCTTCTTCACGAGGTTTATGAAGCGGGTGTTCTCCCTGAAACCGAAGACCCACATCGTTCCGGTGCCGTCATCAATCTGGAACCTTCCGTAGCTCTCGTCCTCGCTCATCATGGGGTCTCTGACGACCGTGGCGACGACCTTAACGCGGTAGACCTTTCTGGCGTCTTTCGTTATCAGATAGTTCGGCTCGAAGTCGCCCTCACTCTTGACGTAGTAGCCGTCTATGATGTCCTTGATGTAGACCCTGCTCGCTGGAAGGCGCTTCTTCATAGTCCCTCACCTCCGAAGAACTCTATGATGCCCTCAACTTTGGGCAGGACCTTCCTCTCGAGCTCCCTGATCTCTTCCAGCGCATCCAAGTCTGCATTGTTGAAGTCCTGGACGACCTCGCCATAGATGTGCATCCCCTCTTCGTTCCTGATGACCCTTCCGATGACCCTGACGATCTGTCCGTTCTCGGGAAGAACGTTCTCCTCGCTCTCGATGAGTATGACGCCCGTTCCGTCGTCGAGCCAGAAGGTGTAATCCATCTTGTCGACCTTGAAGGCCTTCCCGATGAGCGAAACTCTGGTGTCGTCCTCCTGTATCTCCCCAATCTTTCTCTCGACGGCGGGCTTCCTGCGCCTGAACCTAACTTCCTCCATCGTCAACACCTCACACCAAATCCTTGAGGACCTCCTTCAGCTCGGCCCTCACCCTGGCGATCTCGCGCTTCGGGTCAACCTCGTCCCATCCAAAGGCCTTCAGGATGAGCCCGAGGAACTTGTCGTCCACGACGTTGCCCCTGACGATTACCTCCCTGCCGAGCAGGTAGTAGTACTCCTCCTCCGCCAGCTTCCTTCCGGCTTCCCTGAGCGTTAAACCACTCTCGACGAGTTCCCTGAGCTTCTCGGCTATCTCCTCTGGATCCTTGCCCACCAGCTCGGCCGCATCGTCTCCGAAGAGCGTTGTCCTTATGTATCCCGTGGAATCGTCGAGGCCGAAGTCCACTATCGTTATCTTAACCGGCTGAACCTCGCCGTGCTCTGGGCATACCCAGCTGTTCGTTGCGGGGTCGTAGTCGACCTTCCTCCTGCACTGCGGGCAGGCGTCGTAGACGGTAACGCGGTAGAGCCTCGCAATCGTCCCGCGAACCTCAATGAACCGCTCGCCTCCCATCAGCTCACCTATCTTTCTCCGCTGATAGTTGTAGCTCCTGACCTCCTCAATCGGGGGTATCTCCCCGGCGCGCGGGTCTTCCGGGTTGAGGATTATCCTGGTTCTGAAGTTGGCGTGCAGCTCGACGCCGTTCCGGCCCTCCCTGACGCTGGGGTCGATTATCTTGATGAGGTCGCCAGCATTGAGTTCGTTGTAATATTTGGTCACGAGGCCGTCCCACAGAACGAGTCTCGTCTTTCCGGTGGCATCGTATATTATCACGTTGGCCACCTGTCCGGTGGAGCCGTCCCTCTTCTGGTACTCTCTGGGCGGGTACTTCCTCAGAATCCTCGCCACGACGTTAACGCCGGTCATTCCCGGAACCAAGTCGGCTATGTGGAGGAGCTCCTCCTTGCCCTCAAGATTCACCCCGAGCTCCTCGGCAAGCATCAATGCCGCCGCGTGCTCGGAGATTCCCTCGCGGGAGGCTATCTCCGATATTCTCTTCTCGATTTCATCCCTCGAGAGGCCCTTCTGCCCCTCGATCATCTCAATAATCTGCTCCTTCGTTAACACTCCCATAACACTCACCTTAATGGTAATGATG
The Thermococcus radiotolerans genome window above contains:
- a CDS encoding OB-fold nucleic acid binding domain-containing protein; translation: MKKRLPASRVYIKDIIDGYYVKSEGDFEPNYLITKDARKVYRVKVVATVVRDPMMSEDESYGRFQIDDGTGTMWVFGFRENTRFINLVKKGDLVQIIGKVGEWRDDKQILVEGIAKVEPNMWILHRFETLKEKAEHAKKAKIAFEIYDRYGITAKAKVIAKNKGVSEDMLMTIDELYTMMLEQRSTEEALFEEEVVEEEPKAENPELEKAKKAVLDLLREKGKALSHKFIVKKLSKEIDEELIEEAITQLLAEGEIYEPEIGYYEPL
- a CDS encoding single stranded DNA-binding domain-containing protein, producing MEEVRFRRRKPAVERKIGEIQEDDTRVSLIGKAFKVDKMDYTFWLDDGTGVILIESEENVLPENGQIVRVIGRVIRNEEGMHIYGEVVQDFNNADLDALEEIRELERKVLPKVEGIIEFFGGEGL
- a CDS encoding OB-fold nucleic acid binding domain-containing protein, coding for MGVLTKEQIIEMIEGQKGLSRDEIEKRISEIASREGISEHAAALMLAEELGVNLEGKEELLHIADLVPGMTGVNVVARILRKYPPREYQKRDGSTGQVANVIIYDATGKTRLVLWDGLVTKYYNELNAGDLIKIIDPSVREGRNGVELHANFRTRIILNPEDPRAGEIPPIEEVRSYNYQRRKIGELMGGERFIEVRGTIARLYRVTVYDACPQCRRKVDYDPATNSWVCPEHGEVQPVKITIVDFGLDDSTGYIRTTLFGDDAAELVGKDPEEIAEKLRELVESGLTLREAGRKLAEEEYYYLLGREVIVRGNVVDDKFLGLILKAFGWDEVDPKREIARVRAELKEVLKDLV